One genomic region from Betaproteobacteria bacterium encodes:
- the ccmA gene encoding cytochrome c biogenesis heme-transporting ATPase CcmA — MLQACEIECVRGNRRLFRNLSFRLEANQALRVGGENGSGKTSLLRMVAGLSPVESGEILWKEGRIAASGEDFRRDLLFLGHANGLKDDLTPIENLRHALALAGMKVGSAALRNALAEQGLAGVADLPVKLLSQGQKRRVALARLWFSAPKPLWVLDEPFAALDTASVRRTAAVVLAHLRGGGMVLFTTHQEVEFAGAQVQSVELGAQ; from the coding sequence ATGCTTCAGGCCTGTGAGATCGAATGTGTTCGCGGCAACCGGCGTCTTTTCCGCAATCTGTCTTTTCGACTGGAAGCGAATCAGGCGTTGCGCGTCGGCGGCGAGAACGGCAGCGGCAAGACCAGCCTGCTGAGAATGGTCGCCGGCCTGTCCCCGGTCGAATCAGGCGAAATCCTCTGGAAAGAGGGCCGGATCGCCGCGTCGGGCGAAGACTTCCGGCGCGATCTTCTCTTCCTCGGCCACGCCAACGGGTTGAAGGACGATCTCACCCCGATCGAGAATCTGCGCCATGCACTGGCGCTTGCCGGCATGAAGGTCGGCAGCGCGGCGTTGCGTAACGCGCTCGCCGAACAGGGGCTCGCTGGCGTGGCAGACCTTCCAGTCAAACTGCTGTCTCAGGGACAGAAGCGCCGGGTTGCGCTGGCGCGGCTCTGGTTTTCCGCGCCCAAACCGTTGTGGGTGCTGGACGAGCCGTTTGCCGCACTCGACACCGCATCCGTCCGGCGGACCGCGGCAGTCGTCCTTGCACACTTGCGCGGCGGCGGCATGGTGTTGTTCACGACGCATCAGGAAGTCGAGTTCGCCGGTGCGCAAGTGCAGTCGGTCGAATTGGGGGCGCAGTAA
- the ccmB gene encoding heme exporter protein CcmB, which translates to MDATAGAACRAVAARDLLIAARRRSDVLTTFLFFVIVVSLFPLGVGPQPDTLREIAPGVVWVAALLAAMLSLARMFGADYADGTLEQLVLTPQPLTLLVLSKVLAHWLTTGLPLVLIAPLLGLQFDLPGDALATLLVSLLIGTPALSLVGAVGAALTLGVRGGGALTAVLVLPLYVPVLVFGAGAVTASATGMGVAGHLSLLGAMSLAALVFAPWAAAMALRISLE; encoded by the coding sequence TTGGACGCAACGGCGGGCGCCGCCTGCCGCGCCGTCGCAGCCCGCGATCTGCTGATCGCGGCGCGCCGTCGCAGCGATGTGCTCACGACGTTCCTCTTTTTTGTGATCGTCGTGAGCCTGTTCCCGCTCGGTGTCGGGCCGCAGCCGGATACGCTGCGCGAAATTGCGCCGGGGGTGGTGTGGGTGGCCGCGCTGCTCGCCGCGATGTTGTCGCTGGCGAGGATGTTCGGTGCAGACTACGCCGACGGCACACTTGAACAGCTGGTGCTGACACCGCAGCCGCTGACGCTGCTGGTATTGTCGAAGGTGCTGGCGCATTGGCTGACGACCGGTTTACCGCTGGTGCTGATAGCGCCGCTGCTGGGGCTGCAATTCGATTTGCCGGGCGATGCCCTGGCGACGTTGCTGGTGTCGCTCCTGATCGGGACGCCGGCGCTTTCGTTGGTCGGTGCGGTCGGCGCGGCATTGACGCTGGGCGTGCGCGGCGGCGGTGCGCTGACTGCGGTGTTGGTGTTACCGCTTTATGTGCCGGTGCTGGTGTTTGGCGCGGGCGCCGTGACGGCATCGGCAACCGGTATGGGAGTAGCGGGACACTTGTCCCTGCTGGGCGCGATGTCGCTGGCTGCGCTGGTGTTTGCGCCATGGGCAGCCGCAATGGCATTGAGAATTTCACTGGAATAG
- the ccsA gene encoding cytochrome c biogenesis protein CcsA — protein sequence MNWFKYSSPQTFYTLAGRMVPWFMGIAVVLGLIGLYIAFFAAPTDFQQGDAYRIIFLHVPAAWMSMFIYVVMAFWAGIGLAFNTRLSSMMGHALAPTGALMTFIALWTGAFWGRPTWGAWWVWDARLTSELILLFLYLGYLSLVAAIDDPRRADKASAVLALVGAINVPIIYFSVKWWNTLHQGSSVSITRAPSMASIMLTGMLVMVFAFWAYSIAAALMRVRCEILDRERNAAWMRELGHQ from the coding sequence ATGAACTGGTTCAAGTATTCCTCGCCCCAGACTTTCTATACGCTAGCCGGAAGAATGGTGCCGTGGTTCATGGGCATCGCCGTCGTCCTTGGCCTGATCGGCCTATATATAGCGTTCTTCGCCGCACCTACGGACTTCCAGCAAGGCGATGCGTATCGGATCATCTTCCTTCACGTGCCGGCAGCCTGGATGTCGATGTTCATCTACGTGGTGATGGCGTTCTGGGCCGGCATCGGCCTGGCGTTCAATACCCGGCTGTCGTCGATGATGGGCCATGCGCTGGCCCCGACCGGCGCCCTGATGACCTTCATCGCGCTATGGACCGGCGCCTTCTGGGGGCGGCCGACCTGGGGCGCCTGGTGGGTGTGGGACGCGCGCCTGACTTCCGAACTGATTCTTCTTTTTCTGTATCTGGGTTATCTGTCGCTGGTTGCCGCGATCGACGATCCGCGCCGCGCCGACAAGGCGTCCGCGGTGCTGGCGCTGGTGGGTGCCATCAACGTGCCGATCATTTATTTTTCGGTCAAATGGTGGAATACGCTGCATCAGGGTTCATCGGTCAGCATTACGCGGGCGCCGAGCATGGCCAGCATCATGCTGACCGGCATGCTGGTGATGGTGTTCGCTTTCTGGGCGTATTCGATCGCTGCCGCGTTGATGCGGGTGCGCTGCGAGATCCTTGATCGCGAGCGCAACGCCGCCTGGATGCGCGAGCTTGGTCATCAGTAA
- the ccmD gene encoding heme exporter protein CcmD, which produces MQWDSVSEFLAMGGYGLYVWGAYAVTAAVIAAEVVTLVRRARTLRVQAGRSSHAQSD; this is translated from the coding sequence ATGCAGTGGGATAGTGTTTCGGAGTTCCTGGCCATGGGCGGTTATGGCTTGTACGTATGGGGCGCCTACGCCGTGACCGCGGCGGTCATCGCCGCCGAAGTGGTCACATTGGTACGGCGCGCCAGAACTCTGCGCGTGCAAGCGGGTCGTAGTTCGCATGCGCAATCCGATTGA
- the ccmE gene encoding cytochrome c maturation protein CcmE has product MKPRHKRIALIVAGLAVLGIAATLVLSAFRSNLVFFFTPTQVAAHEAPQGRNFRIGGLVEKGSVKRQPDGVTVRFVVTDTAKSVPVLFTGILPDLFKEGKGVVAQGKLGADGVFAASEVLAKHDENYMPPEAADAVERANKAMHESQKTLIQKP; this is encoded by the coding sequence ATGAAACCCCGCCATAAGCGCATCGCGCTGATCGTCGCCGGCCTGGCGGTTTTGGGCATTGCGGCAACGCTGGTGTTGAGCGCCTTCCGCAGCAATCTGGTTTTTTTCTTCACCCCGACCCAGGTGGCCGCACACGAGGCACCGCAAGGGCGCAATTTCCGCATCGGCGGCCTGGTTGAAAAAGGCAGCGTCAAACGCCAGCCCGACGGCGTGACCGTGCGCTTCGTCGTGACCGATACTGCGAAGAGCGTACCCGTCCTGTTCACGGGCATCCTTCCCGACTTGTTCAAGGAAGGCAAAGGCGTCGTTGCCCAGGGCAAGCTCGGAGCAGACGGGGTGTTCGCCGCCTCCGAAGTGCTGGCCAAGCATGATGAGAACTACATGCCGCCGGAAGCCGCCGACGCCGTCGAGCGCGCAAACAAGGCGATGCACGAGTCGCAGAAAACTCTGATTCAGAAGCCGTAA